The Pantoea vagans genome includes a window with the following:
- the alsK gene encoding allose kinase produces MKKRWLGIDIGGTGTRLQLMEEGREWSSFRKVPTASWAQQPDALSALGQLIGETLEQQPVSGVMLGLPGILSRDRQQVISLPFIQALDHQPVAAILTERLGVPVAMDKDVNHLMMWDLMQLEQLPDIAVGLYPGTGMGNSLWINGQFYHGQHGGAGELGHVPIAGNDLPCPCGNRGCAETLTSGHWLSQWAKANVPQTDMSALFTQHGDHPELQAFVYRLAQLIATEMNILDPEYLILGGGVLAMADFPLAQLRSQVQQHLRPPATRDNLKIVFSQSTDHTGCRGACLAAERLFRSA; encoded by the coding sequence ATGAAAAAACGCTGGCTCGGTATCGACATTGGCGGCACCGGCACACGTCTGCAACTGATGGAAGAGGGACGCGAATGGTCCAGCTTCCGCAAAGTGCCGACGGCCAGCTGGGCGCAGCAACCCGATGCCCTGTCGGCACTCGGGCAGTTAATCGGCGAGACATTAGAGCAACAACCAGTGAGCGGCGTGATGCTGGGCTTGCCGGGCATTCTCAGCCGCGACCGTCAGCAGGTGATCTCGTTGCCCTTTATTCAGGCGCTGGATCACCAGCCAGTTGCCGCCATCCTCACTGAACGCCTTGGCGTGCCGGTGGCGATGGATAAAGACGTCAATCATCTGATGATGTGGGATTTGATGCAGCTGGAGCAGTTACCGGATATCGCCGTCGGCCTCTATCCTGGCACCGGCATGGGCAACAGCCTGTGGATCAACGGCCAGTTTTACCATGGTCAGCACGGCGGCGCGGGTGAGCTGGGACACGTACCTATCGCCGGTAACGATCTCCCCTGCCCGTGCGGCAACCGGGGTTGTGCAGAGACGTTGACGTCAGGCCACTGGCTGAGCCAATGGGCGAAGGCCAACGTGCCACAAACCGATATGTCCGCGCTGTTTACCCAGCACGGCGATCATCCAGAGCTGCAAGCGTTCGTTTACCGACTGGCGCAGCTGATTGCCACCGAGATGAACATTCTCGATCCGGAATACTTGATTTTGGGCGGCGGCGTGTTGGCGATGGCGGACTTCCCGTTGGCGCAGCTGCGCAGCCAGGTTCAGCAGCATCTGCGTCCGCCTGCCACGCGTGATAATTTGAAGATTGTGTTCAGTCAATCCACCGATCACACCGGCTGTCGCGGCGCCTGTCTGGCCGCAGAACGCCTGTTCAGGAGTGCATGA
- the alsE gene encoding D-allulose 6-phosphate 3-epimerase — translation MRIQVSPSLMCMNLMEIKHQLEVLDSRADFLHIDIMDGHYVKNITLSPFFIEQIRPHTKVALDVHLMVEHPTDFIEVIAKAGADYICPHAETINRDAFRVINLIRSFGKKVGVVLNPATPVSFIHHYIHLLDKITVMTVDPGYAGQPFIPEMVAKVQELKALKQQHGHQYLIEIDGSCNTRTYNTLVGAGAEVLIVGTSGLFNIHNDLATAWDMMRDSIDEAQGLNKVSA, via the coding sequence ATGCGTATTCAAGTCTCCCCGTCGTTGATGTGTATGAATCTGATGGAGATCAAGCACCAGTTAGAAGTGCTGGACTCCCGCGCGGACTTCCTTCACATCGACATCATGGACGGTCATTACGTTAAGAACATCACGCTGTCGCCGTTCTTTATTGAACAGATTCGTCCACACACCAAAGTGGCGCTGGATGTCCATCTGATGGTGGAACACCCGACTGATTTCATCGAAGTGATTGCCAAAGCCGGCGCAGACTACATCTGCCCGCACGCCGAAACCATCAACCGTGATGCGTTCCGCGTGATTAACCTGATTCGCAGTTTCGGCAAGAAAGTGGGTGTGGTGCTGAACCCGGCGACCCCGGTGTCGTTTATCCACCACTACATTCACCTGCTGGATAAGATCACCGTGATGACCGTTGATCCTGGCTATGCAGGCCAGCCGTTCATCCCGGAGATGGTGGCGAAAGTGCAGGAGCTGAAAGCTCTGAAGCAGCAGCACGGCCACCAATATCTGATCGAGATCGACGGCTCCTGTAACACCCGCACTTATAACACCCTGGTGGGTGCGGGCGCGGAAGTGCTGATTGTCGGCACCTCTGGTCTGTTCAATATTCACAACGATCTGGCCACCGCCTGGGACATGATGCGCGACAGCATTGATGAAGCGCAGGGCCTGAACAAGGTGTCCGCATGA
- a CDS encoding ABC transporter permease: protein MKSLSSLRPDGTNIGLMLLIALALAIFTIMLPGRFMTDSTFMSMAFQLPELGLLTLAMFIAILSGGLNLAIIATANLTALFIAWTLMSALPADAGTGQQLLWLFIAIIGAMVIAAFIGVITGVMVTRIGAHPILVTLATMMTLNGIGIWLTKGAAVSGMPSIVQALGSNTLLGMPLPLWVFLIAAALLALFLGKTRAGKCIYMGGSNINATWFSGINTHRMVILVYVISSLLCVLAGLIMMARFNSARMGYGDAYLLLTVLAIILGGTDPNGGFGRVTGVVLALIALQVLSTGFNLMNISQHVSLAMWGAVLIVVLAFKQFKARFNEHRAVKLSKLAAALNPLTEKKEV from the coding sequence ATGAAATCACTCTCCTCTCTGCGTCCGGACGGCACCAATATCGGCCTGATGTTACTGATTGCGCTGGCGCTGGCGATCTTCACCATCATGTTGCCGGGTCGTTTTATGACGGACTCCACCTTTATGAGTATGGCGTTCCAGTTGCCAGAACTCGGTTTGCTCACGCTGGCGATGTTTATTGCCATCCTCAGCGGCGGTTTGAACCTGGCGATCATCGCCACCGCTAACCTGACGGCGCTGTTTATTGCCTGGACGCTGATGAGCGCCCTGCCCGCTGATGCAGGCACCGGTCAGCAACTGCTGTGGCTGTTTATCGCCATCATCGGCGCGATGGTGATTGCTGCCTTCATCGGCGTGATCACCGGCGTGATGGTGACGCGGATTGGTGCCCACCCGATTCTGGTGACGCTGGCGACCATGATGACACTTAACGGCATCGGTATCTGGCTGACCAAAGGCGCAGCCGTTAGCGGCATGCCTTCGATTGTGCAGGCGCTCGGCTCCAACACCTTGCTGGGTATGCCGCTGCCGCTGTGGGTGTTCCTGATTGCCGCTGCGCTGCTGGCGCTGTTCTTAGGCAAAACTCGTGCCGGTAAATGCATCTATATGGGCGGCAGCAATATCAACGCCACCTGGTTCAGCGGCATCAACACCCACCGCATGGTGATTCTGGTGTACGTGATCTCCAGCCTGCTGTGTGTACTGGCCGGATTGATCATGATGGCGCGCTTTAACTCGGCCCGTATGGGTTACGGCGATGCTTACCTGCTGCTGACGGTACTGGCGATTATTCTCGGCGGCACCGACCCGAACGGCGGTTTTGGCCGCGTCACCGGTGTGGTGCTGGCGCTGATTGCGCTGCAAGTGCTCTCCACTGGATTCAACCTGATGAACATCAGCCAGCATGTCAGCCTGGCGATGTGGGGTGCAGTGCTGATTGTGGTGCTGGCCTTCAAACAATTTAAAGCTCGTTTTAATGAACATCGCGCCGTAAAGCTCAGCAAGTTAGCCGCGGCCCTTAACCCTTTGACCGAAAAGAAGGAAGTATGA